One Elusimicrobiota bacterium DNA segment encodes these proteins:
- the hisC gene encoding histidinol-phosphate transaminase: MEKIKFNIKDMIRPCCEDFEPYIAGKPVETIKRELGLKKVIKLASNENPLGPSKKAKDAVKKAVNELYFYPDSNAWNLKSAISKKFKIKTENITLGAGSDELIEIISEVFFKPTDEVIVSEHAFIQYKRAGRLMDSKVISVPMKELRHDIISMANAVGPNTKAIFIANPNNPTGTYNTKDEFNEFLNIVKQKAIFNLPITIMDEAYYEYARLEKDYPETFGYLADWPNLIILRTFSKIYGLAGLRIGYAFASKGIVSYMERVRPPFNINSLAQVAAIKSLEDSTQVTKSISLVKKGKKYLYDQFKKMNIKFIPSAANFILVDASPLKGVEVFNFLLKEGIIIRAMDEYKFPNHIRVSIGLKEENEKFIEAFKKMQKTVGGKYV; encoded by the coding sequence ATGGAAAAAATAAAATTTAATATCAAAGACATGATACGCCCCTGCTGCGAAGATTTTGAACCCTACATCGCAGGTAAGCCCGTTGAAACTATCAAACGCGAGCTGGGGCTTAAGAAAGTAATAAAACTGGCATCTAATGAAAATCCTCTCGGGCCTTCAAAGAAAGCTAAGGATGCCGTAAAAAAGGCTGTCAACGAACTGTATTTTTATCCTGATTCCAATGCATGGAATCTCAAATCGGCAATTTCCAAAAAATTCAAAATAAAAACGGAAAACATTACTTTAGGCGCCGGTTCAGATGAACTGATTGAAATTATATCGGAAGTTTTTTTTAAACCTACCGATGAAGTCATCGTTTCCGAACATGCGTTTATTCAGTACAAAAGGGCAGGAAGGCTTATGGATTCAAAGGTTATTTCTGTCCCTATGAAAGAATTAAGACATGATATTATTTCAATGGCTAACGCAGTAGGGCCGAATACTAAGGCTATATTCATAGCAAATCCGAACAATCCCACGGGAACTTATAATACAAAGGATGAATTTAATGAATTTTTAAATATTGTAAAACAAAAAGCAATATTTAATCTGCCTATCACTATAATGGATGAGGCATATTACGAATATGCAAGGCTTGAGAAAGACTATCCCGAAACGTTCGGATACCTGGCAGACTGGCCTAATTTAATAATCTTAAGAACTTTTTCAAAAATATACGGACTTGCCGGTTTAAGGATAGGATATGCTTTTGCTTCAAAAGGGATCGTATCCTATATGGAACGGGTGCGGCCGCCGTTCAATATTAATTCGCTTGCTCAAGTTGCGGCAATAAAAAGCCTGGAAGATAGCACTCAAGTCACAAAAAGTATTTCACTTGTGAAAAAAGGAAAAAAATATTTGTATGACCAATTCAAAAAAATGAATATTAAGTTTATTCCTTCCGCAGCTAATTTTATTTTGGTTGATGCCAGCCCTTTAAAGGGAGTTGAAGTTTTTAATTTTCTTCTTAAAGAAGGGATAATAATCAGGGCAATGGATGAATATAAATTTCCGAACCATATAAGGGTAAGCATTGGCCTAAAAGAAGAAAATGAAAAATTCATTGAAGCTTTCAAAAAAATGCAAAAAACTGTCGGAGGAAAATATGTATGA
- the pheA gene encoding prephenate dehydratase gives MNLEKIRNEIDKVDKDILDMLNKRAFLAKNIGKLKSEAGMDFYVPHREKKIILGLARKNRGLLSSSAIESIYQEIFNVCRSLESRLKIAFFGPEGTFTHQAALKNFGSTSKYIPVKSIADVFNEVEKDRVNYGVVPIENSTEGVVNHTLDMFIESDLVICAEISMQIEQCLLSVSGKKKDIKKIYSFPQAVAQCRNWLEANMPNVPVIEVASTSEAAKRASKEKGSAAIASKAAVTLYNLEIIERGIEDIKENYTRFLVIGKKPAQHSGHDKTSILFSVKDKVGVLHDMLAPFKKNKINLTKIESRPTKKRAWEYIFFIDFLGHTSEKKVEKALEELSKHCVFMKILGSYPKAE, from the coding sequence ATGAACTTAGAAAAAATTCGTAACGAAATTGACAAAGTAGACAAAGATATTTTGGACATGCTTAATAAAAGGGCTTTTTTGGCAAAAAATATCGGAAAGCTGAAATCCGAAGCCGGAATGGATTTTTATGTTCCTCACAGGGAAAAAAAGATTATCCTTGGGCTTGCAAGAAAAAATAGGGGTTTGCTTTCTTCTTCCGCGATTGAGTCAATATACCAGGAAATATTTAATGTATGCCGCTCTTTGGAATCGCGCCTGAAAATTGCTTTTTTTGGCCCTGAAGGAACTTTTACCCACCAGGCAGCATTAAAAAATTTCGGTTCAACCTCAAAATATATACCGGTAAAATCAATTGCGGATGTTTTCAATGAAGTTGAAAAAGACAGGGTTAACTACGGCGTGGTTCCGATTGAAAATTCTACCGAAGGAGTGGTTAATCATACTTTGGATATGTTCATAGAATCGGATCTTGTTATCTGCGCTGAAATAAGCATGCAGATAGAGCAGTGCCTTCTATCCGTTTCAGGAAAGAAAAAGGACATTAAAAAAATATATTCTTTTCCCCAGGCAGTGGCTCAATGCAGGAACTGGCTTGAAGCAAATATGCCGAATGTCCCTGTTATAGAAGTTGCATCTACTTCAGAGGCCGCTAAACGGGCTTCAAAAGAAAAAGGAAGCGCAGCCATAGCTTCAAAAGCAGCGGTAACGCTTTATAATCTTGAAATTATTGAAAGAGGTATTGAAGATATAAAAGAAAACTACACAAGATTTTTGGTTATAGGAAAAAAACCTGCCCAGCATTCCGGGCATGATAAGACATCCATATTATTTTCGGTTAAAGACAAGGTGGGAGTATTGCACGATATGCTGGCTCCGTTTAAGAAAAATAAGATAAACCTTACCAAAATAGAGTCCCGTCCTACCAAAAAGCGGGCATGGGAATATATCTTTTTTATTGATTTTCTAGGGCACACTTCAGAAAAAAAAGTTGAGAAAGCTTTAGAAGAACTTTCTAAACACTGTGTGTTTATGAAAATTTTGGGGTCCTACCCAAAGGCGGAATAA